The Hydrogenobacter sp. T-2 region CCCGCATCCACTATAACAAAGTGCTTATGTCCTTTGTCTTTGATAAACTGAACCTGCGTCAAGAGTATGCCTGCGTTTCCTACCACAGACCTTCCTGGCTCAAGAATAATTTTAGCCTTTACCTCCTTGACTACCGGAAGTATGGCTTCTGCAAGGTCAGAGGGTTCTGGGTTTGACTGCTCTGGCTTATACTTTATCCCAAGCCCTCCACCGAGGTCAAGGTATTGGATATCAAAGCCCTCTTTAATAAGGTCATAATACAGCTCCACCACCTTTTGAGAGGCTTCAATGTAAGGAGAAACATCCAATATCTGGGAGCCTATATGACAGTGAATACCAACCACTTGCAGGTTTTTCAATTTTTTGGTGTGTTCGTATTCCTTCTTTGCGGTCTTTATATCCACTCCAAACTTACTCTTTTTCATCCCAGTGGATATGTAGGGATGCGTCTTTGGGTCCACGTCTGGGTTCACCCTTATGGCTATGCGAGCCTTTCTGCCAAGCTTTCCAGCGAGCTCGTCAAGCACTTCAAGCTCCATAAGAGATTCCACGTTAAACATAAGAATGTCTGAGCTTATGGCATACTCCAGTTCCTTGACCGTTTTCCCTACGCCTGCGTAGACTATCTTTGAAGGCTCTATTCCTGCTCTTAGGCTTATAAATAGCTCACCACCAGAAACAATGTCGGCACCAGCACCCTCTTCCTTGACTAAGGTAACTATGTAAGGGTTAAAGTTTGCCTTTACCGCATAGCATATAAGTGCTTCAGGGAATGCTTCTGTGTATGCCCTTATTCTGTCTCTGATGTAGCTACCGCTGTAGACATAGAGCGGAGTGCCAAATTCTTCCGCAAGGGCTCTCAGAGAGACATCATCTAAGTAAAGGTCATCGCCCTTGTATTCAAGATACGGGTTGTATTCTTTTAGCATAGTTGACTATTATAAACTATAAATCCTATTGTAGTCCTACTAAAGCAATAAACCTTCTACCCTTTGGCTACCTCTTGAAATTTGATAAAAGTTGACTAAAATCTTTTAACATGGCACAGTCAGCAAAAAGGGACTATTACGAGATACTTGGCGTTCCGAGGAACGCAACTCAGGAAGAAATAAAGAAAGCCTACCGTAGGCTTGCAAGAAAATACCACCCAGACTTTAACAAAGACCCAGAAGCTCAAGAGAAGTTCAAGGAGATAAACGAAGCCTATCAGGTGCTTTCAGACCCAGAAAAGAGAAAGCTCTACGACCAGTATGGACACACTGCCTTCGGAGCTCAGTCCGGTAGTCAGGAATACCAAGAGGTGGTTTTCCAAAACGTGGGAGACCTATTTGAAGAGCTTCTCAGGGGTTTTGGCTTCGAGGACATTTTTGAAAGGGCCACGCGTGGAAGAAGGCGCGAGCAAAGAAGACCCATAAAGGGCGAGGACATATACTACACGGTGGAGCTAAGCCTTGAGGAAGCCTACAGGGGCACGGTGGTGAGCATTCCTCTGGTGAGAGAGGTTCTCTGCGATGCCTGCGGTGGAAGCGGTTACGACAAGAGCAAGGGAGAGAGGGTTTGTCCTACCTGTGGTGGAAGGGGTGAGGTGGTTCAAAGGCAGTTTTTCATGACCATAGCACAGACCTGTCCCACCTGTGGAGGTGAAGGTGTTGTAAGAGAACCATGTTCCAAGTGCAGAGGCAGGGGAACCATTCCTCAAAGGGAAGAGGTGAAGGTAAGGATTCCAGCTGGTGTGGATACGGGCAGTAAGGTGCTGGCGGAGGGCAAGGGCAACGCAGGCATGTTTGGAGGTTCTCCTGGAGACCTTATCATAACCATAAAGGTAAAGCCTCATGCCCTCTTTGAAAGGAGGGGCAACAACCTCTATGTGGATGTAAACCTAAAGCTCACCGAAGCGGTTCTTGGGACAGAGCTTGAAGTTCCTACCCTTGAAGGTAAGAGTGTTAGGGTGAAGACTCCCCCAGGGGTGAAAGAGGGAGACACCATAAGGGTAGAAGGACATGGTATGCCAAAACTGATGTCAGAAGGAAGGGGAGACCTCTTTGTGAGGGTTCACATAGATGTTCCCAAGCTGGGGTTTATGGATAAACTCTTTGGCGATGGCAGGAGGATAAAACAGCTTCTTGAGGAGCTTGACAAACTCTTGCCAGAGCCAGAACGCATAAGGGAGAGACAAACATGAAAAGGGAAAGGACAAGGCTCTACACCATAGGCGTGGTAGCCAGCATGTTCAACATACACCCGCAAACCCTTAGGCTCTATGAAAGGGAAGGTCTTATAAAACCCACAAGGAGTAAGGGAAGGACACGCTACTATACGGAAGAGGACATACAAAGGCTTGAGATTATCCTTACCCTCAGCAGAGACTTGGGCGTAAACCTTGCAGGCATTGACATAATCCTTCGCATGAAGGAGCAGATTGAGGAGTTGGAGGTTCAAGTGCAAAAGCTCATAGAGTTTATACAAAGGGAGGTTTCAGAAGTATACCAGAGGGATGAGGGCATAAAGTCCATAGTCCTTGCAGAGAGGAAGGACATACTCAAGTCCATAAGGAAGCGGTAAAATATAGTTTATGGACATAAAAGAAACAGACTTGCCCGGCATAGGCAAGAAATATTCCATAAGCCTGAGAGAGGGGAGGGAGTTGGTGCTTGTAATATACAACACAGGCAAGAGGGAAATATATCTCATGGAAGAGGAGGAGACTGCCTGTGTCTTTGAGCTAACAGAAGAGGAATCGAAGGAGCTTGGCTTTTTGCTTGCGGGAGCACTCTATCAGCCTATAAAGGCGGATAAAATGGAGCTTATCCTAAAAGAAGTGGTCATGGAATGGGTAAAGGTGGAGTCGGGGTCAAACTTTATAAACAAAACCATAGCGGAGCTTCAGATAAGAAGAACCACAGGCGTGTCTGTTATAGCCATAGACAGAAAAGGTAAGATTATACCCAGTCCAGACCCATACAAGGAAAGGATAGAGTTAGGGGACGTGCTAATAGTTGTGGGCACGCGTATGCAAATAAACCATTTTCTGGAACTCTGCGGAAGGTGTAGCACCTAAGATGCACAATCCTCAAGACTTTATATTAGCTGGGGGAGTTTTTCTACTCCTTTTCTTTTCTGCTCTTATTCTCTCAAGGGTCAAAGTCCCATACATCCTCTCCTTTATGCTCGCAGGTCTTTTAGGTAAGTCCTTTTTACCTCATAGGGCTGAGGATGTATTGATAATCTTTGAATACTCTGCGGTTATCCTCCTCTTTTTCTTTATAGGTCTTGAGTATTCCTTTGAAAGGCTGGCAGGCATGAAAAGGGTGTTAAAGCCTGGCTTCTTAGATTTCCTGTTTAACTTCGTGCCTGCCTTCATTATCACTTACCTTTTCACGAAGGACTTGGTCTTCTCTCTTGTTATAGGTGCGGTGGTATATCCCAGTAGCACAGCCATAACCGCAAAGCTCCTTATGGACTACAAAAGGCTTGTAAACCCAGAGGCGGAGCTGTTAATTGGAATACTAATTTTTGAAGACCTTGTGAGTATAGTGCTTTTGTCTGTGCTTACGGGTCTTACCTTTGGGGGTGAGCCAGATGTGATAAGTGTTTCAAGGGGCGTTCTGGCAGTCTTTTTGCTTTTTGGAATTTTTTACCTTTTGAAAGCTCCATCCCAAAGGGTGGTTGACTACCTTGATAAAAGGTTGGATGAGGGACTTGTGCCTTTCATGGTGCTTGGCTTTTTGCTCCTTTCTTCTGGAATAAGCCTCAAGTTAGGTCTATCTGATGCTCTTGTTGCCTTTATGTTGGGTGTGCTCGTGCCAGAAAAGAGTAAGCTATTTGAGGTTATAGAAAAATCCCTGACAGACCTAAAGGAAATATCGGTGGGAGTTTTCTTTTTCATGTTTACCTTTCATGCAAAACTTAGCTTTGATTTTAACCCTTGGCTATTGGCTTTGTTGATAGTAATGTCTGTGTTTTTTAAACTCGTCTCCACTTACTACGGTGCTATCCTATACGGATTTAACAAGAGGACCGCTATGAGGGCTTCTCTTTCCTTTATCCAGCGTGGAGAGTTTTCTGTAATTTTTGCCAGCTTTTACGCACCAGCCCAATCCCTTGCCTTTGCTTTGGTGCTTTCTACCGCATTGATAGGTAGCTTTAGCTTTCTTTTAGCTCCAAAGCTCTCTCAGAAAATCTTCCCAAAGAAAGAGAGGAAAGGACCTCTTCCAACTCCTCCCTCTTAGCCTCTATGCTATCCTCTGGCAGAACCCATAGAGGATTTCCAATCCTAACCTTTGCCCTTGAGAAGGGGATAGGGATAATTAGCCTATCCCAAGTTTTTAGCCTTATATACCATTCAAAGTCCACATATACTGGGATTATTGGCACTCCTGTTTTCTGTGCCAATAAGATTACACCCGCCTTTACCTTCCCGTAGGGGCCCTTGGGCCCATCCACCGTTATGGCTACCGTGTTTCCCTCTCTGAGGACTTTTACCAACCTAAGAAGTCCTATGCTCCCACCCTTTTGTGGCTTTCCCTCTTCGCTTGAGCCTCTTACCACCCTGTAGCCAAGGCTAAGGAGAAACCTCTCTGCTATGTCTCCGTCTCTGAACCTACTCACCAAGGCGTAAATACCCCTGTCTATGCCAAGCATGGCAATACCAAGGGCGTTTCCATGAAGAAGGGCTATTATCTTGCCCCTGTAGAGCTCGTAGTCTATTCTTTTGTCCCACCTTATAGTTTTATGAATTAGCCTTATTAGAAAAG contains the following coding sequences:
- the lysA gene encoding diaminopimelate decarboxylase gives rise to the protein MLKEYNPYLEYKGDDLYLDDVSLRALAEEFGTPLYVYSGSYIRDRIRAYTEAFPEALICYAVKANFNPYIVTLVKEEGAGADIVSGGELFISLRAGIEPSKIVYAGVGKTVKELEYAISSDILMFNVESLMELEVLDELAGKLGRKARIAIRVNPDVDPKTHPYISTGMKKSKFGVDIKTAKKEYEHTKKLKNLQVVGIHCHIGSQILDVSPYIEASQKVVELYYDLIKEGFDIQYLDLGGGLGIKYKPEQSNPEPSDLAEAILPVVKEVKAKIILEPGRSVVGNAGILLTQVQFIKDKGHKHFVIVDAGMNDLVRPAMYEAYHHMVPVERKDRPYIKTDVVGPICETGDFLALDRELQAVERGEYLAVLSAGAYGFAMSSHYNVRPRACEVLVEKGKYRVIRQREDYEYIVAL
- the dnaJ gene encoding molecular chaperone DnaJ codes for the protein MAQSAKRDYYEILGVPRNATQEEIKKAYRRLARKYHPDFNKDPEAQEKFKEINEAYQVLSDPEKRKLYDQYGHTAFGAQSGSQEYQEVVFQNVGDLFEELLRGFGFEDIFERATRGRRREQRRPIKGEDIYYTVELSLEEAYRGTVVSIPLVREVLCDACGGSGYDKSKGERVCPTCGGRGEVVQRQFFMTIAQTCPTCGGEGVVREPCSKCRGRGTIPQREEVKVRIPAGVDTGSKVLAEGKGNAGMFGGSPGDLIITIKVKPHALFERRGNNLYVDVNLKLTEAVLGTELEVPTLEGKSVRVKTPPGVKEGDTIRVEGHGMPKLMSEGRGDLFVRVHIDVPKLGFMDKLFGDGRRIKQLLEELDKLLPEPERIRERQT
- a CDS encoding heat shock protein transcriptional repressor HspR, with translation MKRERTRLYTIGVVASMFNIHPQTLRLYEREGLIKPTRSKGRTRYYTEEDIQRLEIILTLSRDLGVNLAGIDIILRMKEQIEELEVQVQKLIEFIQREVSEVYQRDEGIKSIVLAERKDILKSIRKR
- a CDS encoding cation:proton antiporter regulatory subunit, which encodes MDIKETDLPGIGKKYSISLREGRELVLVIYNTGKREIYLMEEEETACVFELTEEESKELGFLLAGALYQPIKADKMELILKEVVMEWVKVESGSNFINKTIAELQIRRTTGVSVIAIDRKGKIIPSPDPYKERIELGDVLIVVGTRMQINHFLELCGRCST
- a CDS encoding cation:proton antiporter, with the protein product MHNPQDFILAGGVFLLLFFSALILSRVKVPYILSFMLAGLLGKSFLPHRAEDVLIIFEYSAVILLFFFIGLEYSFERLAGMKRVLKPGFLDFLFNFVPAFIITYLFTKDLVFSLVIGAVVYPSSTAITAKLLMDYKRLVNPEAELLIGILIFEDLVSIVLLSVLTGLTFGGEPDVISVSRGVLAVFLLFGIFYLLKAPSQRVVDYLDKRLDEGLVPFMVLGFLLLSSGISLKLGLSDALVAFMLGVLVPEKSKLFEVIEKSLTDLKEISVGVFFFMFTFHAKLSFDFNPWLLALLIVMSVFFKLVSTYYGAILYGFNKRTAMRASLSFIQRGEFSVIFASFYAPAQSLAFALVLSTALIGSFSFLLAPKLSQKIFPKKERKGPLPTPPS
- a CDS encoding lysophospholipid acyltransferase family protein, whose protein sequence is MKWLRYKLSVFLAPLVAFLIRLIHKTIRWDKRIDYELYRGKIIALLHGNALGIAMLGIDRGIYALVSRFRDGDIAERFLLSLGYRVVRGSSEEGKPQKGGSIGLLRLVKVLREGNTVAITVDGPKGPYGKVKAGVILLAQKTGVPIIPVYVDFEWYIRLKTWDRLIIPIPFSRAKVRIGNPLWVLPEDSIEAKREELEEVLSSLSLGRFSERALELKES